One Thermoanaerobaculia bacterium genomic window carries:
- the asnS gene encoding asparagine--tRNA ligase gives MKKPRIAPERSTAIARLASRAGGEAVLAGWLYNRRSSGKIQFLIVRDGTGYCQCVVAKADVPESVWAEAERATQEVSLVVRGTVREDRRAPGGYEMTVSDLEILGESPDYPITPKEHGIDFLLSQRHLWMRSLRQHAVLRVRSEVSQAIRDFFYERGFTLIDSPILTPAACEGVSTLFETDYFGEKAYLSQSGQLYLEPAAAAFGKVYCFGPTFRAEKSKTRRHLTEFWMIEPEVAFLELPGLEALAEEFVVSIVARALDRCAEDLKRLERDTTPLRSVTAPFPRITYRQAVEKLAGKGMPVKFGDDLGSDEETEISKEFDRPVMITRYPAAIKSFYMQPDPEDPEVVLGLDMIAPEGYGEIIGGSQRIHDHDLLLQRIRDNGLPVEAYQWYLDVRKYGSFPHSGFGMGLERTVAWICGIHHLREAIPYPRTLNRIYP, from the coding sequence ATGAAGAAGCCCAGAATCGCTCCCGAGCGGAGCACGGCGATCGCGCGCCTCGCCTCGCGGGCCGGGGGAGAAGCCGTGCTGGCCGGCTGGCTCTACAACCGGCGGTCGTCGGGGAAGATCCAGTTCCTGATCGTCCGCGACGGGACCGGCTACTGCCAGTGCGTGGTCGCGAAAGCGGACGTCCCCGAGTCGGTCTGGGCGGAGGCGGAGCGCGCCACGCAGGAGGTCTCTCTGGTCGTGCGCGGCACGGTGCGCGAGGACCGGCGGGCGCCCGGCGGCTACGAGATGACCGTGTCGGATCTCGAGATCCTCGGCGAGTCTCCCGATTACCCGATCACGCCCAAGGAGCACGGGATCGACTTCCTTCTCTCCCAGCGTCACCTCTGGATGCGCTCGCTGCGCCAGCACGCGGTCCTGCGCGTGCGGTCGGAGGTCTCCCAGGCGATCCGCGACTTCTTCTACGAGCGCGGCTTCACGCTGATCGACTCGCCGATCCTGACCCCTGCCGCCTGCGAAGGGGTGTCGACGCTCTTCGAGACCGACTACTTCGGCGAGAAGGCGTATTTGTCGCAGTCGGGCCAGCTCTATCTGGAGCCGGCCGCGGCCGCCTTCGGAAAGGTGTATTGCTTCGGTCCGACCTTTCGGGCCGAGAAATCGAAGACCCGGCGGCACCTCACGGAGTTCTGGATGATCGAGCCGGAGGTGGCCTTCCTCGAGCTCCCGGGCCTCGAGGCGCTCGCCGAGGAGTTCGTCGTCTCGATCGTCGCGCGCGCCCTCGACCGCTGCGCGGAGGACTTGAAGCGCCTGGAGCGGGATACGACGCCTCTGCGCAGCGTGACGGCGCCCTTTCCGCGGATCACCTACCGCCAGGCGGTCGAAAAGCTCGCGGGCAAGGGAATGCCGGTCAAGTTCGGCGACGATCTCGGCTCGGACGAGGAAACGGAGATCTCGAAGGAGTTCGACCGGCCGGTCATGATCACGCGGTACCCGGCGGCGATCAAGTCGTTCTACATGCAGCCCGATCCGGAGGACCCGGAGGTCGTGCTCGGGCTCGACATGATCGCGCCGGAGGGTTACGGAGAGATCATCGGCGGATCTCAGCGGATCCACGACCACGACCTCCTGCTGCAGCGGATCCGCGACAACGGGCTCCCGGTCGAGGCGTACCAGTGGTATCTGGACGTGCGAAAGTACGGATCGTTCCCGCACTCCGGTTTCGGGATGGGGCTCGAGCGCACGGTGGCGTGGATCTGCGGAATCCATCACCTGAGGGAAGCCATACCGTACCCGCGCACGCTGAACCGAATTTATCCATGA
- the rimO gene encoding 30S ribosomal protein S12 methylthiotransferase RimO, producing the protein MTRPASLPTVGLISLGCPKNLVDSEIMLGHLKNAGHEIVPDERARVVVVNTCGFIDRAKEESVNAILEQVERKNRGEIDRVVVAGCMVQKYGAELAVEIPEVDHFIGLDELERAPEAASGLPTLPRFSAKPLATRVYDELSPRVLTNARGFSYLKVAEGCNNPCTFCVIPQMRGLQRSRTIESLVAEAQSLESRGVRELNLIAQDTTRYGEDLGMKRKGLTRLVEALVAGTGIPWLRFLYAYPKTLDDSVLDLMAREPRFLPYVDIPLQHVSRDILAAMRRGGDPRSSLAMIARMRETVPDIAIRTTFIVGFPGETDAHFRELCEFVREAEFDNLGAFAYSPEPSSGAEPLGDPVPAEIKEERRAFLLSLQQPIARRRLRAWKGKTVDVLVEGECAETEHLLEGRTAAMAPEIDGRVLINELADFPVRCGEIVRAKITETHEYDLVAKVVGRA; encoded by the coding sequence ATGACGCGCCCCGCCTCCCTTCCCACCGTCGGCCTGATTTCCCTCGGCTGTCCGAAGAACCTCGTCGACAGCGAGATCATGCTCGGGCACCTGAAGAATGCCGGGCACGAGATCGTGCCCGACGAACGGGCCCGGGTCGTCGTCGTGAACACGTGCGGGTTCATCGACCGGGCGAAGGAGGAGTCGGTCAACGCGATCCTCGAGCAGGTGGAGCGAAAGAATCGCGGCGAGATCGACCGGGTCGTCGTGGCGGGGTGCATGGTCCAGAAATACGGCGCCGAGCTCGCCGTGGAGATCCCGGAGGTGGACCATTTCATCGGCCTGGACGAGCTCGAGCGGGCGCCCGAGGCGGCCTCCGGCCTTCCCACGCTCCCGCGGTTCTCGGCCAAGCCGCTCGCCACGCGGGTATACGACGAGCTCTCGCCGCGCGTGCTCACGAACGCCCGCGGGTTCTCCTATCTGAAAGTCGCCGAGGGGTGCAACAACCCGTGCACCTTCTGCGTCATCCCGCAGATGCGGGGGCTCCAGCGGAGCCGCACGATCGAGTCGCTGGTCGCCGAGGCGCAGAGCCTCGAGAGCCGGGGGGTCCGCGAGCTCAACCTGATCGCGCAGGACACCACGCGCTACGGCGAGGACCTCGGGATGAAGCGGAAGGGCCTGACGCGGCTGGTCGAGGCGCTCGTCGCCGGGACCGGCATCCCGTGGCTCCGGTTCCTTTACGCGTATCCAAAGACGCTCGACGACTCGGTGCTCGACCTGATGGCCCGAGAGCCGCGGTTCCTTCCGTACGTGGACATCCCGCTCCAGCACGTTTCGCGCGACATCCTCGCGGCGATGCGCCGCGGCGGGGATCCGAGGAGCTCCCTCGCGATGATCGCTCGGATGCGCGAGACGGTCCCGGACATCGCGATCCGGACGACGTTCATCGTCGGGTTCCCGGGCGAGACCGACGCGCACTTCCGGGAGCTGTGCGAATTCGTCCGGGAGGCGGAGTTCGACAACCTCGGGGCATTCGCCTACTCTCCGGAGCCTTCGTCGGGCGCCGAGCCGCTCGGGGACCCGGTCCCGGCGGAGATCAAGGAGGAGCGCCGGGCCTTCCTCCTCTCGCTCCAGCAGCCGATCGCGCGCCGACGGCTCCGCGCCTGGAAGGGGAAGACGGTGGACGTCCTCGTCGAGGGGGAGTGCGCGGAGACCGAGCACCTCCTCGAAGGACGCACGGCGGCGATGGCCCCGGAGATCGACGGGCGGGTGCTCATCAACGAGCTCGCCGACTTCCCGGTCCGATGCGGCGAGATCGTTCGCGCGAAGATCACGGAGACGCACGAATACGATCTCGTCGCGAAGGTGGTGGGCAGGGCATGA
- a CDS encoding bifunctional riboflavin kinase/FAD synthetase: MQVFRDPLISSDLPKGAIATIGNFDGVHLGHQKILSAVVERARAAQRPAVAITFEPHPLKVLHPELAPKMIQTLPQREEVLERLGIDALLVVPFTRDFSLTEPEDFVRDFLRRRLAVSEILLGSHFAFGRGKRGNLDLLRAMGPENGFTAEGVAEVFHEGVPISSTRIRHAIGAGDIRSANAMLGRPHAMDGVIARGDRMGRKIGYPTINLRPENELSPADGVYFSRAYFKSFGREFDCVTNIGRRPTVYENYETTIESFVLDFSSDVYGERIRLFFYDRVRDEMTFPSMMALTEQIGRDIEATRKYFSES; encoded by the coding sequence TTGCAGGTCTTCCGGGATCCGCTCATCTCCTCCGACCTTCCGAAGGGCGCGATTGCGACGATCGGCAACTTCGACGGCGTCCATCTCGGCCATCAGAAGATCCTCTCCGCCGTCGTGGAGCGGGCGCGGGCCGCGCAACGCCCGGCGGTCGCGATCACCTTCGAGCCCCATCCGCTGAAGGTCCTGCATCCCGAGCTCGCTCCGAAGATGATCCAGACGCTTCCCCAGCGCGAGGAGGTCCTCGAGCGGCTCGGCATCGACGCGCTTCTGGTGGTGCCGTTCACCCGCGACTTCTCGCTGACCGAGCCCGAGGACTTCGTCCGCGACTTCCTGCGGCGGCGGCTCGCGGTGTCGGAGATCCTGCTCGGCTCCCACTTCGCGTTCGGACGCGGCAAGCGCGGGAACCTGGATCTCCTGCGCGCGATGGGACCGGAGAACGGCTTCACCGCCGAAGGCGTCGCCGAGGTCTTCCACGAGGGGGTGCCGATCTCCTCGACGCGGATCCGCCACGCGATCGGCGCCGGCGACATCCGCTCGGCCAACGCGATGCTCGGCCGTCCGCACGCGATGGACGGCGTCATCGCGCGCGGCGATCGCATGGGGCGCAAGATCGGCTATCCGACGATCAATCTCCGTCCGGAGAACGAGCTGTCGCCCGCCGACGGCGTCTATTTCTCGCGCGCCTATTTCAAATCGTTCGGGCGCGAATTCGACTGCGTGACGAACATCGGCCGCCGGCCGACCGTCTACGAGAACTACGAGACGACGATCGAGTCGTTCGTGCTCGATTTCTCGTCGGACGTGTACGGCGAGAGGATCCGGCTGTTCTTCTACGACCGCGTGCGCGACGAGATGACGTTCCCGTCGATGATGGCGCTGACCGAGCAGATCGGCCGCGACATCGAGGCGACGCGAAAGTACTTCTCGGAATCGTGA
- a CDS encoding CusA/CzcA family heavy metal efflux RND transporter — MSDEGLRPPGTPRAASIINRVVSSALRQRFLVAFLALVLAAAGIWSFSRLPVDAYPDLSPPMVEIITQWPGKAAEEVERLITVPTEVEMNGLPRMTTIRSISLYGLSDVRLTFQDRTDSYFARQQVFERIPDLELPDGVTPSVAPLFSPSGLIYRYVLQSPDRSPMELKTIEDWIVERQYRSVAGVADDSGLGGQTMQYQVLLDPAKIAGAGLSVPSVVAALASNNGNAGGGFYSQGGQFYYVRGLGRLKTPDDIGNVVLAVHEGVPVLVRDVARVEIGIAPRLGEFGFNDQNDAVEGVILMRKGEQAQVVLKGVEAKTRELNRSILPKDVKVRPFYDRSDLIALTTRTVEDNLLRGMVLVVVILIFFLYDVRTGMIVAVTIPLSLLFAFICLDLQHVPANLLSIGAIDFGILVDGGVVMVENIFRRVALRHGQPLRIREVIADAAAEVDRPIFYAVAVIVAGFLPIYVLSGPSGLLFKPMADTTIFALVGALLLTLTLLPVLCSWALRKGVRERRNAVLEAIKRAYGRALDLCLSHPRATMGVSAVILGASLLLIPSIGAEFMPKLDEGALWVRATMPYTISFEESSKITPRIRAILRSFPEVTVVGSEHGRPDDGTDPTGFFNAEFYVGLRPYGEWHSGRRTKAELIAAIDRKLSAFPGIIFNYTQPAEDAVDEAETGLKSALAVKVFGPDLGVLEAKGKEIKRVLEGIAGIGDVSIVQELGQPSLTVAIDRAKIARYGVNVADVDGLIEAAVGGTAATQVVQGEKLFDLVVRLEPRFRENAEEIGDILVATPAGAQVPLKELADIRVVSGASFIYREDNSRYIGVQYSVEGRDLASAVEDAQARIAAKVRLPEGYRLVWGGEYREYTASRRQLKFVLPLTLFLIFLILFALYSNFKFPMITVAAVVLSSPVGGLIALRATGTPFSVSSGIGFLALFGVSVQTAVIYVSYANELRRDSGLGIAQATREAALLRLRPIMMTALVAAFGLLPAALSTGIGSDSQRPFALVIVGGLISRLLLSVFQMPVLYALVARPGDRLEV; from the coding sequence GTGAGCGACGAAGGTCTCCGGCCGCCCGGAACCCCGCGGGCGGCCTCGATCATCAACCGCGTCGTCTCGTCCGCCCTGCGCCAGCGGTTTCTCGTCGCCTTCCTCGCCCTCGTGCTCGCCGCGGCCGGGATCTGGTCGTTCTCGCGGCTGCCCGTCGACGCCTACCCCGACCTCTCGCCTCCGATGGTCGAGATCATCACGCAGTGGCCGGGAAAGGCGGCGGAAGAGGTCGAGCGCCTCATCACCGTGCCGACCGAGGTCGAGATGAACGGCCTTCCCCGAATGACCACCATCCGCTCGATCTCTCTCTACGGGCTGTCCGACGTCCGCCTCACGTTCCAGGACCGCACCGACAGCTATTTCGCGCGCCAGCAGGTGTTCGAGCGGATCCCGGACCTCGAGCTTCCGGACGGGGTGACGCCGTCGGTCGCGCCGCTCTTCTCCCCTTCCGGGCTGATCTACCGCTACGTCCTCCAAAGCCCCGACCGGTCGCCCATGGAGCTCAAGACGATCGAGGACTGGATCGTGGAGCGCCAGTACCGGTCGGTCGCGGGCGTCGCCGACGACTCGGGTCTGGGCGGTCAGACGATGCAGTACCAGGTCCTGCTCGATCCCGCGAAGATCGCCGGCGCCGGCCTGTCGGTTCCGTCGGTCGTCGCGGCGCTGGCGTCCAACAACGGCAACGCGGGAGGGGGCTTCTACTCGCAGGGGGGCCAGTTCTACTACGTGCGGGGGCTCGGCCGCCTGAAGACGCCCGACGACATCGGCAACGTCGTGCTGGCCGTCCACGAGGGCGTCCCGGTCCTCGTCCGCGACGTGGCCCGGGTCGAGATCGGGATCGCGCCCCGGCTCGGCGAGTTCGGTTTCAACGACCAGAACGACGCCGTCGAGGGCGTGATCCTCATGCGCAAGGGGGAACAGGCGCAGGTCGTCCTCAAAGGGGTGGAGGCGAAGACCCGCGAGTTGAACCGGTCGATCCTCCCGAAGGACGTGAAGGTGCGGCCGTTCTACGACCGGAGCGACCTCATCGCGCTCACGACGCGAACCGTCGAGGACAACCTCCTCCGCGGCATGGTTCTGGTCGTCGTGATCCTGATCTTCTTCCTGTACGACGTCCGGACGGGGATGATCGTCGCGGTCACGATCCCGCTTTCCCTCCTCTTCGCCTTCATCTGCCTCGACTTGCAGCACGTCCCGGCGAACCTCCTCTCCATCGGCGCGATCGACTTCGGGATTCTCGTGGACGGCGGCGTCGTGATGGTCGAGAACATCTTCCGCCGCGTCGCGCTGCGCCACGGGCAGCCGTTGCGCATCCGTGAGGTGATCGCGGATGCGGCCGCCGAGGTCGACCGGCCGATCTTCTACGCCGTGGCGGTGATCGTCGCCGGATTCCTGCCGATCTACGTCCTCTCCGGCCCGTCGGGTCTCCTTTTCAAGCCGATGGCCGACACGACGATCTTCGCGCTCGTCGGCGCGCTGCTCCTCACGCTCACGCTGCTTCCGGTGCTCTGCTCCTGGGCGCTCCGGAAAGGCGTCCGCGAGCGCCGCAACGCGGTTCTCGAGGCGATCAAGCGCGCTTACGGCCGTGCGCTGGACCTCTGCCTTTCCCATCCCCGGGCGACGATGGGCGTGTCGGCGGTCATCCTGGGCGCATCGCTCCTGCTCATCCCGTCGATCGGTGCCGAGTTCATGCCGAAGCTCGACGAAGGCGCGCTCTGGGTGCGGGCCACGATGCCTTACACGATCTCCTTCGAAGAGTCCTCGAAGATCACGCCTCGGATCCGCGCGATTCTCCGCTCTTTCCCGGAGGTCACCGTCGTCGGCTCCGAGCACGGGCGGCCGGACGACGGCACCGACCCGACCGGTTTCTTCAACGCCGAGTTCTACGTGGGGCTGCGCCCTTACGGGGAATGGCACAGCGGCCGCCGCACCAAAGCCGAGCTGATCGCGGCGATCGACCGGAAGCTCTCCGCTTTCCCCGGCATCATCTTCAACTACACGCAGCCCGCCGAGGACGCCGTCGACGAGGCGGAGACCGGGTTGAAGAGCGCGCTCGCCGTGAAGGTCTTCGGACCCGATCTCGGCGTCCTCGAGGCGAAGGGGAAGGAGATCAAGCGAGTTCTCGAGGGGATTGCCGGCATCGGCGACGTGAGCATCGTGCAGGAGCTCGGACAGCCGAGCCTGACCGTCGCGATCGACCGTGCGAAGATCGCGCGCTACGGCGTCAACGTCGCGGACGTCGACGGTCTGATCGAAGCGGCGGTCGGAGGGACCGCGGCGACGCAGGTCGTCCAGGGAGAGAAACTGTTCGACCTCGTCGTCCGGCTGGAGCCGCGGTTCCGGGAGAACGCCGAGGAGATCGGAGACATCCTCGTCGCGACGCCCGCCGGAGCGCAGGTCCCCCTGAAGGAGCTCGCGGACATCCGGGTCGTCAGCGGCGCCTCGTTCATCTACCGGGAAGACAACTCGCGCTACATCGGTGTCCAGTATTCCGTCGAAGGACGCGACCTCGCGAGCGCGGTCGAGGACGCGCAAGCCCGGATCGCCGCGAAGGTCCGCCTCCCCGAGGGCTATCGGCTGGTCTGGGGCGGCGAATACAGGGAATACACGGCGTCGCGGCGGCAGCTGAAATTCGTCCTGCCGCTGACGCTCTTCCTGATCTTCCTGATCCTCTTCGCGCTCTACAGCAACTTCAAGTTCCCGATGATCACCGTCGCCGCGGTCGTCCTCTCCTCCCCCGTCGGGGGACTGATCGCGCTCCGGGCCACGGGGACGCCCTTCTCGGTCTCTTCGGGGATCGGGTTCCTCGCGCTCTTCGGAGTCTCCGTCCAGACGGCGGTGATCTACGTCTCCTACGCGAACGAGCTGCGGCGGGATTCCGGGCTCGGCATCGCCCAGGCGACGCGGGAGGCGGCGCTGCTCAGGCTCCGGCCGATCATGATGACGGCGCTGGTCGCGGCCTTCGGCCTGCTTCCGGCGGCCCTTTCGACCGGCATCGGATCCGATTCGCAGCGTCCGTTCGCGCTCGTCATCGTCGGCGGCCTGATCTCGCGGCTCCTCCTGTCGGTCTTCCAGATGCCGGTGCTCTACGCTCTGGTCGCCCGGCCCGGAGACCGCCTGGAGGTGTGA
- a CDS encoding efflux RND transporter periplasmic adaptor subunit, which yields MFTETRAACLALASAVLLAPGCSRRPAPDHSAPAPAAGLSLSPEQRNRITVREVREAPFRRTIETTGTVAFDQNASTQVIAAISGPVARILTPPGTPVVAGQALAEVTSPDFAAALSGYRKAHAAAANLRRIADLDKKLFDAGGISRREMQQAETDALAAEADRDAALAQLRSIGIPETTAKALEEGRPAETPRGVIRAPIAGTVVERLITPGQLLQAGTTPCFTIANLSRVWVIANVFEQDVPFVSPGAAADVFAGSADATLSGTVEYVASVVDPATRAIGVRIVLANPREALKKDQYVRVAIHSAREARGLLVPVSAVLRDDENLPFVYVQGPGGSFLRRRVELGAREGDRVEARAGLRPGDRVVVEGALFMQFAESQ from the coding sequence ATGTTCACTGAGACCCGTGCGGCATGTTTGGCGCTGGCGTCCGCCGTCCTCCTCGCCCCGGGGTGCTCCCGGCGCCCCGCGCCGGACCACTCCGCTCCCGCCCCGGCCGCGGGTCTGTCCCTCTCTCCGGAACAGAGAAACCGGATCACCGTGCGGGAAGTCCGGGAGGCGCCGTTCCGCCGGACGATCGAGACGACGGGCACCGTGGCGTTCGACCAGAACGCGTCGACGCAGGTCATCGCCGCGATCTCCGGGCCGGTCGCACGGATCCTGACGCCGCCGGGAACGCCCGTCGTCGCCGGGCAGGCGCTCGCCGAGGTCACGTCACCCGATTTCGCGGCGGCCCTCTCCGGCTACCGGAAGGCGCACGCCGCGGCGGCCAACCTGCGACGGATCGCCGATCTCGACAAGAAGCTCTTCGATGCGGGGGGAATCTCGCGGCGCGAGATGCAGCAGGCCGAGACGGATGCCCTCGCGGCCGAGGCGGACCGCGACGCCGCGCTCGCGCAGCTGCGCTCGATCGGTATTCCCGAGACGACGGCCAAAGCGCTGGAGGAGGGCCGTCCCGCCGAGACGCCCCGCGGCGTCATCCGGGCCCCGATCGCCGGAACCGTCGTCGAGCGGCTCATCACGCCCGGCCAGCTCCTCCAGGCGGGGACGACTCCGTGTTTCACGATCGCGAACCTTTCGCGAGTCTGGGTCATCGCCAACGTCTTCGAGCAGGACGTGCCCTTCGTGTCGCCGGGCGCCGCCGCGGACGTGTTCGCCGGGTCCGCCGACGCGACGCTCTCCGGGACCGTCGAATACGTGGCCTCCGTCGTCGACCCGGCCACGCGCGCGATCGGCGTCCGCATCGTCCTGGCGAACCCGCGCGAGGCGCTCAAGAAAGACCAGTACGTGCGGGTCGCGATCCATTCCGCCCGCGAGGCCCGCGGTCTCCTCGTCCCCGTCTCCGCGGTGCTTCGCGACGACGAGAACCTTCCCTTCGTCTACGTCCAGGGCCCCGGAGGATCCTTCCTGCGCCGGCGGGTCGAGCTCGGCGCCCGAGAGGGCGACCGGGTCGAGGCGCGCGCCGGCCTTCGCCCGGGAGACCGGGTCGTCGTCGAAGGCGCCCTGTTCATGCAGTTCGCGGAGAGCCAGTGA
- a CDS encoding TolC family protein — protein MRSGPVPRFLRIFCAAALAALPAAGQDSPRLSRRDAVAEALARNPEIAAARAQVDQARAGIAQATAFPDPAFAWTYEQQSSILNFRSAQSRDVGASFTIPFPDKFRLNRRVSGAALRAAELAWTQVRQQIASQTATAYDALLVAASQLENDREAEGLSKDVLAKTQARFDAGTVARLDVLQAKVSFAQARNQTIADERALMTARASLNRLLARSSGAPVEPAEKLDVPPAPPDVADLLRRASESRPEIASIVAQREGSRFATRLAREFWLPDLSVSVFRNHTEGAPAAYSTAGAISVPLFFWQHEKGDVAAAEARQAELAADETTARAQVELDVRTAWAAAETARRQAVWIRDELLPEATDAYRVASESYALGGSSAVDLINAKSALLAATAQLTQALGAANDASVQLELAVGAPLPAAPQGESDVH, from the coding sequence TTGCGGTCCGGGCCTGTTCCGCGTTTCCTGCGAATTTTCTGCGCCGCCGCGCTCGCCGCCCTGCCGGCGGCGGGCCAGGACTCGCCTCGCCTGTCTCGCCGGGACGCCGTCGCGGAGGCGCTCGCCCGAAACCCGGAGATCGCCGCGGCGCGCGCCCAGGTGGACCAGGCCCGGGCCGGCATCGCTCAGGCGACCGCATTTCCCGATCCGGCCTTCGCCTGGACGTACGAGCAGCAATCGAGCATCCTGAATTTCCGTTCCGCCCAGTCGCGCGACGTCGGGGCGAGCTTCACGATCCCCTTCCCCGACAAGTTCCGGCTGAACCGGCGGGTCTCGGGGGCGGCGCTCCGGGCGGCGGAGCTCGCCTGGACGCAGGTCCGCCAGCAGATCGCGTCGCAGACCGCGACGGCCTACGACGCTCTCCTGGTCGCCGCCTCCCAGCTCGAAAACGACCGCGAGGCCGAGGGGCTGTCGAAAGACGTGCTGGCGAAGACGCAGGCGCGGTTCGACGCGGGGACCGTGGCCCGCCTCGACGTCCTGCAGGCGAAGGTGAGCTTCGCGCAGGCCCGAAACCAGACGATCGCCGACGAACGGGCGCTCATGACCGCGCGCGCCTCGCTCAACCGCCTCCTCGCCCGGTCTTCCGGTGCCCCCGTCGAACCCGCGGAGAAGCTCGACGTTCCTCCCGCGCCGCCCGACGTCGCCGATCTCCTCCGCCGGGCGTCGGAGAGCCGGCCCGAGATCGCTTCGATCGTCGCGCAGAGGGAGGGTTCCCGGTTCGCGACGCGGCTCGCCCGCGAGTTCTGGCTCCCGGATCTGAGCGTCTCCGTGTTCCGCAACCACACGGAGGGCGCTCCCGCCGCCTACTCGACGGCCGGCGCGATTTCGGTTCCCCTGTTCTTCTGGCAGCACGAGAAAGGGGACGTCGCCGCCGCCGAGGCGCGCCAGGCGGAGCTCGCCGCCGACGAGACGACGGCTCGGGCGCAGGTGGAGCTCGACGTCCGGACCGCCTGGGCGGCCGCCGAGACCGCGCGGCGGCAGGCGGTCTGGATCCGGGACGAGCTCCTCCCGGAAGCGACCGATGCCTACCGCGTCGCCTCCGAGAGCTACGCGCTCGGAGGGTCTTCCGCCGTGGACCTGATCAATGCGAAGTCCGCGCTTCTCGCGGCGACGGCTCAGCTCACCCAGGCGCTCGGCGCCGCCAACGACGCCTCGGTCCAGCTCGAACTCGCGGTGGGCGCTCCGCTGCCTGCCGCCCCACAAGGAGAATCCGATGTTCACTGA
- a CDS encoding DUF5666 domain-containing protein encodes MPTDGRGHYGAELEGLVTAVDTGAGTISMDDAVLGAVVVTVDGSTVIRHGWTVMTLDQIVVGARIHVKAAPQDGGGYLAAAVFVQNNGSGTQGGSGTECATEVQGTVSAIDCGAGTMTVTTDSGDVAVTFDPNTLFFTKGHTASTCGQIAIGDTVEVCGTPGETSVLAAKVNFEAPEEGDTCGDEVSGIVSGTPDCDAGTLVVMTDASGEVTIALTDTTQYFGPKHTSATCADVADGDVVEVEGTLQGDGSIVACKVSFEPPEAQEVEVSGTINGTPDGGTMTFVLTTDQGDVTIDVNSETVIQQHHNLKTFADLADGMSVEVNGTLQGDGSILATKISIE; translated from the coding sequence ATGCCCACCGACGGGCGCGGGCATTACGGCGCCGAGCTCGAAGGACTCGTGACGGCGGTCGACACGGGGGCCGGGACGATCTCGATGGACGACGCGGTCCTCGGGGCGGTCGTGGTCACCGTCGACGGCTCGACCGTCATCCGGCACGGCTGGACCGTGATGACGCTCGATCAGATCGTCGTGGGCGCCCGCATTCACGTCAAGGCGGCTCCGCAGGACGGCGGTGGGTACCTCGCGGCCGCCGTGTTCGTCCAGAACAACGGCAGCGGGACCCAGGGCGGATCCGGAACGGAGTGCGCCACCGAGGTCCAGGGAACCGTCAGCGCGATCGACTGCGGCGCGGGCACGATGACGGTCACGACCGACTCGGGTGACGTCGCCGTCACCTTCGACCCGAACACGCTGTTCTTCACGAAGGGCCACACGGCGTCGACCTGCGGCCAGATCGCGATCGGAGACACCGTCGAGGTCTGCGGCACGCCGGGGGAGACGTCCGTTCTCGCGGCGAAGGTGAATTTCGAAGCGCCGGAAGAGGGCGATACCTGTGGGGACGAGGTCTCCGGAATCGTCAGCGGAACGCCCGATTGCGATGCCGGAACGCTGGTCGTCATGACCGACGCCTCCGGGGAAGTCACGATCGCGTTGACCGACACCACGCAGTACTTCGGACCGAAGCACACCTCCGCGACCTGCGCCGACGTGGCCGACGGCGACGTCGTCGAAGTCGAGGGCACGCTCCAGGGCGACGGCAGCATCGTGGCGTGCAAGGTGAGCTTCGAGCCGCCCGAGGCGCAGGAAGTCGAGGTCTCCGGCACGATCAACGGAACGCCGGACGGCGGAACGATGACGTTCGTCCTCACGACGGACCAGGGAGACGTCACGATCGACGTGAATTCCGAAACCGTCATCCAGCAGCACCACAACCTGAAGACGTTCGCCGATCTCGCCGACGGAATGAGCGTCGAGGTGAACGGCACGCTCCAGGGCGACGGCAGCATCCTCGCGACGAAGATCTCGATCGAATAG
- a CDS encoding ZIP family metal transporter, with product MAIILALLTFFSTLAGGIIGRRSGNRLHLFLGLAAGMLLGAALFDLLPEGLAIANALGRPPVMVTGFAAAGFLAFHLLEKFLAFHSHPEPNYGEPGHSHVGDLGALAVTVHSFFDGAAIGVGFQVSPSAGAAVAAAVIAHDFSDGLNTAMLLKEKSDSRANAWLLADAAAPCLGAASTLVWRFSPALLAPALGVFAGFFLYLGAAHLLPEAHRTSSGIPVVASTIAGFALLLGVSLFLRAG from the coding sequence ATGGCGATCATCCTCGCGCTGCTGACGTTCTTCTCGACCCTGGCGGGGGGGATCATCGGGCGCCGGTCGGGGAACCGACTCCACCTCTTTCTCGGCCTCGCGGCCGGGATGCTCCTCGGGGCGGCGCTCTTCGACCTCCTCCCCGAGGGGCTCGCGATCGCAAATGCGCTCGGGCGGCCGCCGGTCATGGTCACGGGGTTCGCCGCCGCGGGGTTTCTCGCGTTCCATTTGCTCGAGAAATTCCTGGCTTTCCATTCGCATCCCGAGCCCAACTATGGGGAGCCGGGGCACTCGCACGTCGGCGATCTCGGGGCGCTCGCGGTCACCGTCCACAGCTTCTTCGACGGCGCGGCGATCGGCGTCGGCTTCCAGGTCTCGCCCTCCGCGGGAGCGGCGGTGGCGGCGGCCGTCATCGCACACGACTTCTCCGACGGCCTGAACACCGCGATGCTCCTGAAGGAAAAGAGCGATTCGCGCGCCAACGCGTGGCTCCTCGCCGACGCGGCGGCGCCGTGTCTGGGGGCCGCGTCGACGCTCGTGTGGAGGTTCTCCCCCGCGCTCCTGGCGCCGGCCCTCGGCGTCTTCGCGGGTTTCTTCCTCTATCTCGGCGCCGCGCACCTGCTTCCCGAAGCGCACCGGACGAGCAGCGGCATTCCGGTCGTCGCCTCGACGATCGCCGGTTTCGCCCTCCTCCTGGGAGTTTCCCTGTTCCTCAGGGCAGGTTGA